ACAAGCGTTCGCTTCACTGGAGAGACCCTCAAGGTTCCAGTTTCAATGGACATGCTTGGGAGAATATTCAATGGTATTGGGAAGCCAATAGATGGAGGGCCTGAAATAATCCCAGAGGACAGAAGAGACGTTCACGGAGCTCCCCTAAACCCAGTTGCTAGGGCCTATCCAAGAGACTTCATTCAAACAGGTATATCTGCAATAGACGGGATGAACACGTTGGTCAGGGGTCAGAAGTTGCCTATATTCAGTGGTTCAGGTCTTCCTCACAACAAGCTTGCGGCTCAGATAGCTAGACAGGCAAAGGTTCTTGGTGAAGAGGAAAGCTTCGCAGTGGTTTTTGCTGCTATGGGAATTACATATGAAGAGGCAAACTTCTTCAAGAAGAGCTTCGAGGAGACTGGGGCAATAGAAAGGGCAGTTCTCTTCCTTAACCTTGCAGATGATCCAGCAATTGAAAGAATAATAACTCCAAGAATGGCACTAACCGTCGCTGAGTATCTAGCTTTTGATTATGATATGCAGGTCCTCGTAATTCTTACAGACATGACCAACTACTGTGAGGCTCTCAGAGAAATTTCCGCTGCAAGAGAAGAAGTCCCAGGAAGAAGAGGTTATCCTGGTTACATGTACACTGACCTAGCTACGATATATGAGAGGGCGGGAAGGGTAAGAGGAAAGAAGGGAAGTATAACTCAGATGCCAATCCTTACAATGCCAGATGACGACATCACTCATCCAATTCCGGATCTTACTGGTTACATAACTGAGGGACAGATAGTTCTGAGCAGAGAGCTCCACAGGAGAGGTATATATCCCCCAATTGATGTGTTACCTTCCCTCTCAAGGCTGATGAAGGATGGTATTGGCAAGGGCAGAACCAGAGAAGATCATCCTCAGCTGGCTCAGCAGCTCTATGCAGCATATGCAGAGGGTAGGTCGCTTAGAGATTTAGTTGCAGTAGTTGGTGAGGAAGCCCTTAGCGAGACCGATAAGAAGTACTTAGAGTTCGCTGACAGGTTTGAAAGAGAGTTTGTGGCTCAGGGATATGACGAGGACAGAAGCATTGAGGAAACATTGGATCTTGGATGGGAACTTCTCTCGATACTGCCAGAGAGCGAGCTAAAGAGAGTTAAGAAGGAAATGATAATGAAGTATCATCCAAAGTACAGGAAGCGCTCTTCTCAATAAATTCTTTTTAGGTGACAAGAATGCCAGAGATACTCAAGGTCAAACCAACAAGAATGGAACTACTTAAGCTAAAGAGGAGGGTCAAGCTGGCTGAAAGAGGTCATAAGCTACTCAAGGAGAAGCAGGATGCCTTAATTATGGAGTTTTTCACAATATACGATGAAGCTCTAAACCTCAGACGAGAACTTATACAAAAAATCAATGAGGCATTTGAGGCACTTAGGAGGGCCCAAATTGACATTGGGTCCCTTAGACTTAGGGAAATTGCACTTGGGGTAAAGCCAAATAAAGAAATTGAAGTGAAAACAAGGAATATAATGGGTGTCAGAGTCCCCCTAATAGAGGCACCAGACCTCAAAAGAAAGGCTTCTGAAAGGGGATATGCATTCATATCGACATCCTCTGCTGTTGATGTAGCCGCTGAAAAATTTGAAGAAGTCCTTGAGCTAGCAATAAAACTTGCTGAAGTTGAAGAGTCCCTTAAAAGACTTGGAAAAGAGATCGAAAAGACAAAGAGGAGGGTAAATGCACTTGAGTACATAATAATTCCCAGAATGAAAAACACAATAAAGTTCATTGAGCAACATCTGGATGAGATGGAGAGGGAGAACTTCTTCAGGCTTAAGAGGGTTAAAGCATTAATCGAGGCAAGATCACAGACTTGAATTCTTTTTGTGTTTATGTAGGTTATTGTGTAGGCAAATTGCTTAAATATTTCCTTTTTCAATCTTCTTCTGGTGAGGAAAGGTGGGAGAATACTTTATTGAGCCTGGGTTAGATCCTCGAAAAGATCATGTTCTATATAAAGATGAAGAGCATATGGTTGTTTATCTTGGAACTCAGGAAGGAGGAATGGACGTAGATGTTAACAGTTACTTGATAGTAAGTAGGGGAAGAGGGATTTTAATTGATCCTGGAGGGTACAAGATATTCTCGAAAGTGTTGGCTAATATTTCCAAGTACATAGACCCTAGAAACATAGATTACATCTATATGTGCCACCAGGATCCAGATGTTGCTGGAAGTATCCCCCTTTGGAGGGAAGTTAGTGATGCAAAGATAATAGTTCACTGGCTCTGGGTTAGGTTCCTTCCACACTTCGGCTTTGAAAACATTGGAGGATATGCACATGAGCTCCAAGACGAAGGGGAAGTTATGAACTTTGGAGCGACAACTCTAGAGTTCATACCAGCGCATTTCCTTCACAGCCCAGGTCATTTTACGATCTACGACCATAGGAGCAAGTTTTTATTTACCGGAGACATAGGAATTTCCTTCCCTGAAGAAGGATATCTTGTCGTTGAAAATTTTGAAAAACACGTTCAATACATGAGGCCTTTACATGAGAGACTCATGGCAAGTAATAAGGCCTTGAGAATTTGGGTGAGCAAGGTTAGACACTTGGATATTGAAGCAATTCTCCCCCAGCATGGAGCCATAATACCAAGAAAATACGTAGGCAGGTTCTTTGACTGGCTGGAAAACCTAAAGGTGGGCGTTGACCTTATGAGGTGAGGGAAATGAACCTCAGAAACATAGAGAAGGCTTCCAATGCTTTGGCTCAGTCCTTGAGGATAAAAACTTCAAGCAAAGAAGCTAGCAAAATTGTTGAGGAGCTTGCAGAAGAGATAAGCGGAAAGTTCATGGAGAACAATACAATGATCCTTGAGAACATTGAAAAGCTATCCCAAGTAATGGAGGAACTTGAGAAGTTTAGAAGAGAATTTTTGCCGTTTTTCCAGAAGTTTGAAGTTTTTGCCAGGGAGTTCAATACTCTAGTACAAAATCTTGAATACGTCTCAAAAATTAGCGATTCTATAGCGAGTGTAGCAAAGCAGACAAACTTAGTTGCTTTAAATGCTTCGATAGAAGCTGCGAGAGCTGGGGAAGCAGGAAGAGGGTTCGCTGTCGTCGCGGATGAGATAAGAAGGATGGCTGTTCAGACGATGAACCTTGCTAAGGAAATCAAAGATTTT
This is a stretch of genomic DNA from Pyrococcus sp. ST04. It encodes these proteins:
- a CDS encoding ATP synthase subunit B, translating into MSKEYSTISKIYGPLMIVEGVKGVAYGEVVEIETESGEKRKGQVLDARENLAIVQVFEGTRDLDIKTTSVRFTGETLKVPVSMDMLGRIFNGIGKPIDGGPEIIPEDRRDVHGAPLNPVARAYPRDFIQTGISAIDGMNTLVRGQKLPIFSGSGLPHNKLAAQIARQAKVLGEEESFAVVFAAMGITYEEANFFKKSFEETGAIERAVLFLNLADDPAIERIITPRMALTVAEYLAFDYDMQVLVILTDMTNYCEALREISAAREEVPGRRGYPGYMYTDLATIYERAGRVRGKKGSITQMPILTMPDDDITHPIPDLTGYITEGQIVLSRELHRRGIYPPIDVLPSLSRLMKDGIGKGRTREDHPQLAQQLYAAYAEGRSLRDLVAVVGEEALSETDKKYLEFADRFEREFVAQGYDEDRSIEETLDLGWELLSILPESELKRVKKEMIMKYHPKYRKRSSQ
- a CDS encoding V-type ATP synthase subunit D, translated to MPEILKVKPTRMELLKLKRRVKLAERGHKLLKEKQDALIMEFFTIYDEALNLRRELIQKINEAFEALRRAQIDIGSLRLREIALGVKPNKEIEVKTRNIMGVRVPLIEAPDLKRKASERGYAFISTSSAVDVAAEKFEEVLELAIKLAEVEESLKRLGKEIEKTKRRVNALEYIIIPRMKNTIKFIEQHLDEMERENFFRLKRVKALIEARSQT
- a CDS encoding MBL fold metallo-hydrolase encodes the protein MGEYFIEPGLDPRKDHVLYKDEEHMVVYLGTQEGGMDVDVNSYLIVSRGRGILIDPGGYKIFSKVLANISKYIDPRNIDYIYMCHQDPDVAGSIPLWREVSDAKIIVHWLWVRFLPHFGFENIGGYAHELQDEGEVMNFGATTLEFIPAHFLHSPGHFTIYDHRSKFLFTGDIGISFPEEGYLVVENFEKHVQYMRPLHERLMASNKALRIWVSKVRHLDIEAILPQHGAIIPRKYVGRFFDWLENLKVGVDLMR
- a CDS encoding methyl-accepting chemotaxis protein; this translates as MNLRNIEKASNALAQSLRIKTSSKEASKIVEELAEEISGKFMENNTMILENIEKLSQVMEELEKFRREFLPFFQKFEVFAREFNTLVQNLEYVSKISDSIASVAKQTNLVALNASIEAARAGEAGRGFAVVADEIRRMAVQTMNLAKEIKDFNSRVMAQLDALRDALEVMDRIKEGTEILGRDIEMIVEISNVLSGISKEQEEFINDIKRLSGIALALRKFADMQDKYNKELASLLRLMVSEYSKEQLNEEGSVI